A genomic stretch from Euwallacea fornicatus isolate EFF26 chromosome 28, ASM4011564v1, whole genome shotgun sequence includes:
- the LOC136347314 gene encoding putative inorganic phosphate cotransporter isoform X4, producing MPVRIKMVMQTYPEWHDKSIVLSAFFWGYVLPQIIAGWLAGRYGSKWFLLGSTALCGSLCIILPYMAAGLGSKGVMVNRALQGLCQGFLFPNVHNFLSQWVPPDERSRLGTIVYAAGPFGTVIAMLMTGVISASSYGWPLVFYLYGGASLIWCLICLAFTYNSPAVHPKISEAEKYYIEHSLGHSEGKPDHKIPWKSIWTSLPLWAILISHCGQNWGFWTLMTEIPNYMGHVMNFNIKSNSVLSALPYFVLWILSFVMCFISDALISRRILSISIARKVFNSIGLIIPAIALAFLGFTPADDPNRAVALLVIAVGFNSGVYCGFNVNHVDISPNHAGILMGITNGLSNIFGIVAPLLVQFLVPNEEDPEQWKIIFFMTAIVYVCADIFYIIFGSGEVQKWNESGDGKENKSP from the exons acCTATCCAGAATGGCATGACAAAAGCATAGTTCTCTCTGCATTCTTTTGGGGCTACGTTCTTCCTCAAATTATTGCAGGCTGGTTGGCTGGACGATACG GTTCTAAATGGTTTCTCTTGGGTTCAACGGCCCTATGTGGTTCTCTCTGTATAATCCTCCCGTACATGGCTGCTGGTCTCGGCTCAAAGGGAGTGATGGTCAACAGAGCTCTTCAAGGCCTTTGTCAAGGGTTCCTCTTTCCCAACGTCCATAACTTTCTAAGTCAGTGGGTACCACCAGACGAGCGATCTAGATTAGGAACTATCGTTTATGCAG CTGGTCCGTTTGGAACTGTGATCGCCATGTTGATGACTGGAGTTATTTCAGCCAGCAGCTATGGTTGGCCTttagtgttttatttatatggTGGAGCTTCTTTGATCTGGTGCCTTATCTGTCTCGCTTTTACCTACAATAGCCCAGCAGTTCACCCCAAAATCAGCGAAGCTGAGAAATACTATATTGAACACAGCTTAGGGCACTCCGAGGGAAAACCG GATCACAAAATTCCATGGAAGTCCATTTGGACTTCTCTGCCTCTGTGGGCTATACTGATCAGTCATTGTGGGCAGAATTGGGGTTTCTGGACTTTGATGACCGAGATTCCCAATTACATGGGACATGTGATGAACTTTAATATAAAGTCT AATAGTGTCTTATCAGCTCTTCCATACTTTGTGTTATGGATCCTCAGCTTCGTCATGTGCTTCATATCAGACGCCTTAATCAGCCGCAGAATTCTTAGTATTAGTATCGCTAGAAAAGTGTTCAATTCCATAG GATTGATAATTCCTGCTATCGCTCTGGCGTTCCTTGGATTCACCCCTGCAGACGACCCGAACAGGGCTGTAGCTCTTTTAGTGATAGCTGTAGGATTCAACTCAGGTGTCTACTGTGGTTTTAATGTAAACCACGTGGACATCTCCCCAAATCACGCAGGAATTCTTATGGGAATCACCAATGGgttatcaaatattttcggCATTGTAGCCCCTTTGCTGGTGCAGTTTTTGGTACCAAACGAA gaAGACCCTGAGCAGTGGAAAATCATCTTCTTCATGACTGCCATTGTTTATGTGTGTGCCgatatattttatatcatttttggATCTGGTGAGGTCCAGAAGTGGAATGAAAGTGGTGATG GTAAGGAAAACAAATCACCTTAA
- the LOC136347314 gene encoding putative inorganic phosphate cotransporter isoform X1, translated as MAKEVLELAHVEKQNGVHASKDKDGNAAPTIGVRHCQVFILFLLIFLAYGIRVTLSVAIVAMTDPSASINPNVPTYPEWHDKSIVLSAFFWGYVLPQIIAGWLAGRYGSKWFLLGSTALCGSLCIILPYMAAGLGSKGVMVNRALQGLCQGFLFPNVHNFLSQWVPPDERSRLGTIVYAAGPFGTVIAMLMTGVISASSYGWPLVFYLYGGASLIWCLICLAFTYNSPAVHPKISEAEKYYIEHSLGHSEGKPDHKIPWKSIWTSLPLWAILISHCGQNWGFWTLMTEIPNYMGHVMNFNIKSNSVLSALPYFVLWILSFVMCFISDALISRRILSISIARKVFNSIGLIIPAIALAFLGFTPADDPNRAVALLVIAVGFNSGVYCGFNVNHVDISPNHAGILMGITNGLSNIFGIVAPLLVQFLVPNEEDPEQWKIIFFMTAIVYVCADIFYIIFGSGEVQKWNESGDGKENKSP; from the exons CTCCTACTATAGGAGTTCGTCATTGCCAAGTCTTCATACTTTTCCTGCTAATCTTCCTTGCATATGGAATAAGAGTTACCCTCTCAGTGGCCATTGTGGCTATGACAGATCCTTCGGCTAGCATTAACCCAAATGTTCCT acCTATCCAGAATGGCATGACAAAAGCATAGTTCTCTCTGCATTCTTTTGGGGCTACGTTCTTCCTCAAATTATTGCAGGCTGGTTGGCTGGACGATACG GTTCTAAATGGTTTCTCTTGGGTTCAACGGCCCTATGTGGTTCTCTCTGTATAATCCTCCCGTACATGGCTGCTGGTCTCGGCTCAAAGGGAGTGATGGTCAACAGAGCTCTTCAAGGCCTTTGTCAAGGGTTCCTCTTTCCCAACGTCCATAACTTTCTAAGTCAGTGGGTACCACCAGACGAGCGATCTAGATTAGGAACTATCGTTTATGCAG CTGGTCCGTTTGGAACTGTGATCGCCATGTTGATGACTGGAGTTATTTCAGCCAGCAGCTATGGTTGGCCTttagtgttttatttatatggTGGAGCTTCTTTGATCTGGTGCCTTATCTGTCTCGCTTTTACCTACAATAGCCCAGCAGTTCACCCCAAAATCAGCGAAGCTGAGAAATACTATATTGAACACAGCTTAGGGCACTCCGAGGGAAAACCG GATCACAAAATTCCATGGAAGTCCATTTGGACTTCTCTGCCTCTGTGGGCTATACTGATCAGTCATTGTGGGCAGAATTGGGGTTTCTGGACTTTGATGACCGAGATTCCCAATTACATGGGACATGTGATGAACTTTAATATAAAGTCT AATAGTGTCTTATCAGCTCTTCCATACTTTGTGTTATGGATCCTCAGCTTCGTCATGTGCTTCATATCAGACGCCTTAATCAGCCGCAGAATTCTTAGTATTAGTATCGCTAGAAAAGTGTTCAATTCCATAG GATTGATAATTCCTGCTATCGCTCTGGCGTTCCTTGGATTCACCCCTGCAGACGACCCGAACAGGGCTGTAGCTCTTTTAGTGATAGCTGTAGGATTCAACTCAGGTGTCTACTGTGGTTTTAATGTAAACCACGTGGACATCTCCCCAAATCACGCAGGAATTCTTATGGGAATCACCAATGGgttatcaaatattttcggCATTGTAGCCCCTTTGCTGGTGCAGTTTTTGGTACCAAACGAA gaAGACCCTGAGCAGTGGAAAATCATCTTCTTCATGACTGCCATTGTTTATGTGTGTGCCgatatattttatatcatttttggATCTGGTGAGGTCCAGAAGTGGAATGAAAGTGGTGATG GTAAGGAAAACAAATCACCTTAA
- the LOC136347314 gene encoding putative inorganic phosphate cotransporter isoform X3 gives MFRWSRRYKYQPLGAIQSPTIGVRHCQVFILFLLIFLAYGIRVTLSVAIVAMTDPSASINPNVPTYPEWHDKSIVLSAFFWGYVLPQIIAGWLAGRYGSKWFLLGSTALCGSLCIILPYMAAGLGSKGVMVNRALQGLCQGFLFPNVHNFLSQWVPPDERSRLGTIVYAAGPFGTVIAMLMTGVISASSYGWPLVFYLYGGASLIWCLICLAFTYNSPAVHPKISEAEKYYIEHSLGHSEGKPDHKIPWKSIWTSLPLWAILISHCGQNWGFWTLMTEIPNYMGHVMNFNIKSNSVLSALPYFVLWILSFVMCFISDALISRRILSISIARKVFNSIGLIIPAIALAFLGFTPADDPNRAVALLVIAVGFNSGVYCGFNVNHVDISPNHAGILMGITNGLSNIFGIVAPLLVQFLVPNEEDPEQWKIIFFMTAIVYVCADIFYIIFGSGEVQKWNESGDGKENKSP, from the exons ATGTTCCGATGGAGTAGGAGATACAAATACCAACCTTTAGGAGCAATACAAT CTCCTACTATAGGAGTTCGTCATTGCCAAGTCTTCATACTTTTCCTGCTAATCTTCCTTGCATATGGAATAAGAGTTACCCTCTCAGTGGCCATTGTGGCTATGACAGATCCTTCGGCTAGCATTAACCCAAATGTTCCT acCTATCCAGAATGGCATGACAAAAGCATAGTTCTCTCTGCATTCTTTTGGGGCTACGTTCTTCCTCAAATTATTGCAGGCTGGTTGGCTGGACGATACG GTTCTAAATGGTTTCTCTTGGGTTCAACGGCCCTATGTGGTTCTCTCTGTATAATCCTCCCGTACATGGCTGCTGGTCTCGGCTCAAAGGGAGTGATGGTCAACAGAGCTCTTCAAGGCCTTTGTCAAGGGTTCCTCTTTCCCAACGTCCATAACTTTCTAAGTCAGTGGGTACCACCAGACGAGCGATCTAGATTAGGAACTATCGTTTATGCAG CTGGTCCGTTTGGAACTGTGATCGCCATGTTGATGACTGGAGTTATTTCAGCCAGCAGCTATGGTTGGCCTttagtgttttatttatatggTGGAGCTTCTTTGATCTGGTGCCTTATCTGTCTCGCTTTTACCTACAATAGCCCAGCAGTTCACCCCAAAATCAGCGAAGCTGAGAAATACTATATTGAACACAGCTTAGGGCACTCCGAGGGAAAACCG GATCACAAAATTCCATGGAAGTCCATTTGGACTTCTCTGCCTCTGTGGGCTATACTGATCAGTCATTGTGGGCAGAATTGGGGTTTCTGGACTTTGATGACCGAGATTCCCAATTACATGGGACATGTGATGAACTTTAATATAAAGTCT AATAGTGTCTTATCAGCTCTTCCATACTTTGTGTTATGGATCCTCAGCTTCGTCATGTGCTTCATATCAGACGCCTTAATCAGCCGCAGAATTCTTAGTATTAGTATCGCTAGAAAAGTGTTCAATTCCATAG GATTGATAATTCCTGCTATCGCTCTGGCGTTCCTTGGATTCACCCCTGCAGACGACCCGAACAGGGCTGTAGCTCTTTTAGTGATAGCTGTAGGATTCAACTCAGGTGTCTACTGTGGTTTTAATGTAAACCACGTGGACATCTCCCCAAATCACGCAGGAATTCTTATGGGAATCACCAATGGgttatcaaatattttcggCATTGTAGCCCCTTTGCTGGTGCAGTTTTTGGTACCAAACGAA gaAGACCCTGAGCAGTGGAAAATCATCTTCTTCATGACTGCCATTGTTTATGTGTGTGCCgatatattttatatcatttttggATCTGGTGAGGTCCAGAAGTGGAATGAAAGTGGTGATG GTAAGGAAAACAAATCACCTTAA
- the LOC136347314 gene encoding putative inorganic phosphate cotransporter isoform X2: MAKEVLELAHVEKQNGVHASKDKDAPTIGVRHCQVFILFLLIFLAYGIRVTLSVAIVAMTDPSASINPNVPTYPEWHDKSIVLSAFFWGYVLPQIIAGWLAGRYGSKWFLLGSTALCGSLCIILPYMAAGLGSKGVMVNRALQGLCQGFLFPNVHNFLSQWVPPDERSRLGTIVYAAGPFGTVIAMLMTGVISASSYGWPLVFYLYGGASLIWCLICLAFTYNSPAVHPKISEAEKYYIEHSLGHSEGKPDHKIPWKSIWTSLPLWAILISHCGQNWGFWTLMTEIPNYMGHVMNFNIKSNSVLSALPYFVLWILSFVMCFISDALISRRILSISIARKVFNSIGLIIPAIALAFLGFTPADDPNRAVALLVIAVGFNSGVYCGFNVNHVDISPNHAGILMGITNGLSNIFGIVAPLLVQFLVPNEEDPEQWKIIFFMTAIVYVCADIFYIIFGSGEVQKWNESGDGKENKSP; encoded by the exons CTCCTACTATAGGAGTTCGTCATTGCCAAGTCTTCATACTTTTCCTGCTAATCTTCCTTGCATATGGAATAAGAGTTACCCTCTCAGTGGCCATTGTGGCTATGACAGATCCTTCGGCTAGCATTAACCCAAATGTTCCT acCTATCCAGAATGGCATGACAAAAGCATAGTTCTCTCTGCATTCTTTTGGGGCTACGTTCTTCCTCAAATTATTGCAGGCTGGTTGGCTGGACGATACG GTTCTAAATGGTTTCTCTTGGGTTCAACGGCCCTATGTGGTTCTCTCTGTATAATCCTCCCGTACATGGCTGCTGGTCTCGGCTCAAAGGGAGTGATGGTCAACAGAGCTCTTCAAGGCCTTTGTCAAGGGTTCCTCTTTCCCAACGTCCATAACTTTCTAAGTCAGTGGGTACCACCAGACGAGCGATCTAGATTAGGAACTATCGTTTATGCAG CTGGTCCGTTTGGAACTGTGATCGCCATGTTGATGACTGGAGTTATTTCAGCCAGCAGCTATGGTTGGCCTttagtgttttatttatatggTGGAGCTTCTTTGATCTGGTGCCTTATCTGTCTCGCTTTTACCTACAATAGCCCAGCAGTTCACCCCAAAATCAGCGAAGCTGAGAAATACTATATTGAACACAGCTTAGGGCACTCCGAGGGAAAACCG GATCACAAAATTCCATGGAAGTCCATTTGGACTTCTCTGCCTCTGTGGGCTATACTGATCAGTCATTGTGGGCAGAATTGGGGTTTCTGGACTTTGATGACCGAGATTCCCAATTACATGGGACATGTGATGAACTTTAATATAAAGTCT AATAGTGTCTTATCAGCTCTTCCATACTTTGTGTTATGGATCCTCAGCTTCGTCATGTGCTTCATATCAGACGCCTTAATCAGCCGCAGAATTCTTAGTATTAGTATCGCTAGAAAAGTGTTCAATTCCATAG GATTGATAATTCCTGCTATCGCTCTGGCGTTCCTTGGATTCACCCCTGCAGACGACCCGAACAGGGCTGTAGCTCTTTTAGTGATAGCTGTAGGATTCAACTCAGGTGTCTACTGTGGTTTTAATGTAAACCACGTGGACATCTCCCCAAATCACGCAGGAATTCTTATGGGAATCACCAATGGgttatcaaatattttcggCATTGTAGCCCCTTTGCTGGTGCAGTTTTTGGTACCAAACGAA gaAGACCCTGAGCAGTGGAAAATCATCTTCTTCATGACTGCCATTGTTTATGTGTGTGCCgatatattttatatcatttttggATCTGGTGAGGTCCAGAAGTGGAATGAAAGTGGTGATG GTAAGGAAAACAAATCACCTTAA